One segment of Alnus glutinosa chromosome 2, dhAlnGlut1.1, whole genome shotgun sequence DNA contains the following:
- the LOC133861645 gene encoding uncharacterized protein LOC133861645 isoform X1 has product MDQFASKKRKAIHSTKHGSPPKYTTKKYKDEHLGTVATLLPPRRTRPSSDSHACLFSYNIFFCVDEENPRVEDDGICWSATRWFTLNIADHISQKPLIPFWKGKVPSDCGLALLGSHIYSFGGMSYAQSRPIRLSYKLRVTPHVSKELVSVPPMLSRRCHFDVSVLRTKIYVRNHDFHHRHFRHQWGEVFDPAKGKWEALPNPPNFPYAYPERICISAALESPERILVAYHTKDDKRSAIFYSYDVQHRTWGMLAPAKRKLHRLCDTRWRERAISVGNTLYWIERHEDEVFKDDILFIAYDLNLNLWLEGTLKEHGVFFFQDYGILGAEARHPGFLHLEKHKFCLLQCSDNDYLRCVIVEISPMPQTKSLGISVVWDQKYAMEPKRSRGSPTVLVYCDIMPKKTDLEKKSSKKEVRRGDV; this is encoded by the exons ATGGATCAATTCGcctcaaagaaaagaaaagccatCCACTCCACCAAACATGGCAGTCCCCCCAAATATACTACGAAAAAGTACAAGGATGAACACCTTGGCACGGTGGCGACGCTTCTGCCTCCACGGCGGACTAGACCATCATCTGATTCACATGCTTGTCTTTTTTCTTACAATATATTTTTCTGTGTGGATGAGGAGAACCCTAGGGTAGAAGACGACGGAATTTGCTGGTCGGCAACAAGGTGGTTTACCCTTAACATTGCCGACCATATCTCCCAAAAACCATTAATTCCTTTCTGGAAAGGAAAAGTTCCGTCTGATTGTGGCTTAGCTCTCTTAGGATCCCACATCTACTCTTTTGGTGGGATGAGCTATGCACAGTCGCGGCCAATTCGATTAAGCTACAAGTTGAGGGTTACTCCTCATGTGTCTAAAGAATTGGTCAGTGTTCCACCTATGCTTTCTCGAAGATGTCACTTCGACGTGTCTGTTCTACGCACTAAGATTTATGTGCGTAATCATGATTTTCACCATCGACATTTTCGCCATCAATGGGGTGAGGTTTTTGACCCCGCCAAAGGAAAATGGGAAGCTCTTCCTAACCCTCCCAATTTTCCTTACGCATATCCAGAGCGTATATGTATCTCTGCGGCTCTTGAGAGTCCAGAAAGGATTCTTGTTGCTTACCATACAAAGGATGATAAACGTTCTGCTATCTTCTATTCCTATGATGTGCAACACAGAACTTGGGGAATGCTTGCACCAGCTAAGCGCAAGCTCCACCGATTGTGTGATACGAGATGGCGAGAAAGAGCCATAAGTGTTGGCAATACGCTATATTGGATTGAACGGCATGAGGATGAAGTTTTTAAAGATGACATTTTATTTATAGCGTATGATTTAAACTTAAATCTATGGCTAGAAGGCACTTTAAAAGAACACGGTGTGTTTTTTTTCCAAGATTATGGAATCTTGGGCGCTGAGGCCAGACATCCTGGCTTCCTCCATCTGGAGAAGCACAAGTTCTGTCTCTTACAGTGCTCAGACAATGATTATCTGCGTTGTGTCATAGTTGAGATTTCTCCTATGCCCCAGACAAAGTCATTAGGCATATCAGTTGTGTGGGACCAAAAATATGCAATGGAACCAAAAAGAAGCCGTGGATCACCCACTGTCTTAGTGTATTGCGATATAAT GCCTAAGAAGACAGATTTGGAGAAGAAATCAAGCAAGAAAGAAGTGCGG AGGGGTGATGTGTAG
- the LOC133861645 gene encoding uncharacterized protein LOC133861645 isoform X2 — protein sequence MDQFASKKRKAIHSTKHGSPPKYTTKKYKDEHLGTVATLLPPRRTRPSSDSHACLFSYNIFFCVDEENPRVEDDGICWSATRWFTLNIADHISQKPLIPFWKGKVPSDCGLALLGSHIYSFGGMSYAQSRPIRLSYKLRVTPHVSKELVSVPPMLSRRCHFDVSVLRTKIYVRNHDFHHRHFRHQWGEVFDPAKGKWEALPNPPNFPYAYPERICISAALESPERILVAYHTKDDKRSAIFYSYDVQHRTWGMLAPAKRKLHRLCDTRWRERAISVGNTLYWIERHEDEVFKDDILFIAYDLNLNLWLEGTLKEHGVFFFQDYGILGAEARHPGFLHLEKHKFCLLQCSDNDYLRCVIVEISPMPQTKSLGISVVWDQKYAMEPKRSRGSPTVLVYCDIMPKKTDLEKKSSKKEVRGAN from the exons ATGGATCAATTCGcctcaaagaaaagaaaagccatCCACTCCACCAAACATGGCAGTCCCCCCAAATATACTACGAAAAAGTACAAGGATGAACACCTTGGCACGGTGGCGACGCTTCTGCCTCCACGGCGGACTAGACCATCATCTGATTCACATGCTTGTCTTTTTTCTTACAATATATTTTTCTGTGTGGATGAGGAGAACCCTAGGGTAGAAGACGACGGAATTTGCTGGTCGGCAACAAGGTGGTTTACCCTTAACATTGCCGACCATATCTCCCAAAAACCATTAATTCCTTTCTGGAAAGGAAAAGTTCCGTCTGATTGTGGCTTAGCTCTCTTAGGATCCCACATCTACTCTTTTGGTGGGATGAGCTATGCACAGTCGCGGCCAATTCGATTAAGCTACAAGTTGAGGGTTACTCCTCATGTGTCTAAAGAATTGGTCAGTGTTCCACCTATGCTTTCTCGAAGATGTCACTTCGACGTGTCTGTTCTACGCACTAAGATTTATGTGCGTAATCATGATTTTCACCATCGACATTTTCGCCATCAATGGGGTGAGGTTTTTGACCCCGCCAAAGGAAAATGGGAAGCTCTTCCTAACCCTCCCAATTTTCCTTACGCATATCCAGAGCGTATATGTATCTCTGCGGCTCTTGAGAGTCCAGAAAGGATTCTTGTTGCTTACCATACAAAGGATGATAAACGTTCTGCTATCTTCTATTCCTATGATGTGCAACACAGAACTTGGGGAATGCTTGCACCAGCTAAGCGCAAGCTCCACCGATTGTGTGATACGAGATGGCGAGAAAGAGCCATAAGTGTTGGCAATACGCTATATTGGATTGAACGGCATGAGGATGAAGTTTTTAAAGATGACATTTTATTTATAGCGTATGATTTAAACTTAAATCTATGGCTAGAAGGCACTTTAAAAGAACACGGTGTGTTTTTTTTCCAAGATTATGGAATCTTGGGCGCTGAGGCCAGACATCCTGGCTTCCTCCATCTGGAGAAGCACAAGTTCTGTCTCTTACAGTGCTCAGACAATGATTATCTGCGTTGTGTCATAGTTGAGATTTCTCCTATGCCCCAGACAAAGTCATTAGGCATATCAGTTGTGTGGGACCAAAAATATGCAATGGAACCAAAAAGAAGCCGTGGATCACCCACTGTCTTAGTGTATTGCGATATAAT GCCTAAGAAGACAGATTTGGAGAAGAAATCAAGCAAGAAAGAAGTGCGGGGAGCAAATTAA
- the LOC133860355 gene encoding serine/arginine-rich splicing factor SR45-like, with amino-acid sequence MGKPSRDRRSPSSGSSSSSLVDQTGSSSRSGVYTGSSSRSEVLTGSLSRSGAYTGSSSRSEVLTGSSSRSPVVPGSDSRSSFRSPSISRSLSRSRSRSRTPLRRVRSQSPITPPLRKRKASPIQKSFVLRIDNLGCNVNEGQLKDNFGIFGEVVNVELPMDHSDNLPKGYGYVEFKAEEDAKMAKFYLHGNEINGNSIKVEFSFVSLPLKAITTLSKIDAPKTNNISDGEEDRLKRHREASPCRKPLASPRRGSPIQRDGSPRRLPDSPLRRRADSPAHRRVESPYRRDDTHPRRRSTSLGRGPSPLMLNTSPSSLRS; translated from the exons ATGGGGAAGCCAAGCCGAGACCGTCGGTCTCCATCTTCGGGTTCATCGTCTTCGTCCCTAGTCGACCAGACGGGCTCCTCCTCCCGCTCCGGGGTCTACACGGGATCGTCTTCTCGTTCCGAAGTTCTCACTGGCTCGTTGTCTCGCTCCGGTGCCTACACGGGATCATCTTCTCGTTCCGAAGTTCTCACTGGCTCGTCTTCTCGGTCCCCCGTCGTACCGGGCTCAGACTCCCGTTCCAGCTTTCGCTCACCCTCCATCTCTCGGTCCCTCTCGCGTTCCAGATCCCGCTCGAGGACGCCGTTGCGGAGAGTCCGTTCTCAGAGCCCAATCACCCCTCCTCTCAGGAAGAG GAAAGCCTCTCCTATTCAAAAGTCATTTGTTCTACGTATTGACAACCTCGGCTGCAATGTGAATGAAGGCCAATTAAAAGATAATTTCG GTATTTTTGGTGAAGTTGTTAATGTGGAGCTGCCAATGGATCACTCT GACAATCTTCCAAAAGGATATGGATATGTGGAGTTCAAGGCAGAAGAAGATGCTAAAATGGCAAAATTTTACTTGCATGGT AACGAAATTAATGGGAATTCTATTAAAGTAGAATTCTCATTTGTGTCGCTACCCCTAAAAGCCATTACCACTTTGTCGAAAATAGACGCTCCCAAAACTAACAACATTTCTGATGGTGAGGAGGATAGACTCAAGCGGCATAGGGAAG CTTCTCCCTGTCGGAAGCCTCTTGCCTCACCAAGAAGGGGATCCCCTATACAAAGGGATGGTTCTCCTAGACGACTGCCAGATTCTCCTCTACGTCGTCGTGCAGATTCTCCAGCGCATCGTCGAGTAGAATCACCTTATCGACGTGATGATACACATCCTAGGAGGAGGTCCACATCTTTGGGCAGAGGTCCATCTCCACTGATGCTCAATACATCCCCTTCAAG CCTCCGTTCCTGA